The Rhipicephalus sanguineus isolate Rsan-2018 chromosome 10, BIME_Rsan_1.4, whole genome shotgun sequence genome segment AAGCAGTTAACTAGGTAGCAATTGCTTGTCATCAACCTCTTATTAATTTAGGCTACATGACGCAATTCACAGAAATAGGCTATTCAAGAGCCAACAGGCTTGTCTAGAGCACTGTAATGGAGCACTCCAGCCTATACAAACGACGTTTGCTGATAACACCTTGTTTGAAAGAGCCCGAATTATATCATGCGTGGCCGCTAAGGATGAATGCTCAAGTGTGGGCTATCTCAAACTACTTGTTATCGCTATACACGCCACCAGGGCAGTGTGCTGACATCTGTACATACGTTAGGCATCCTGCACCCGGACAATAATCCGTTTCAAAATAAACATGTGTGATGATGTAGGGTGGAGTGGTATATTGTATTTCAGTAGTTCAATTTGAGACTTCATTAACAAAATGAGCAAATAACTCAAATAAATTTAGTTTCATGACAGAGACAGAAGATCAACACACAGAATCTGGCATGACTCTCAAGTTTCCAGCAACGCTAACATGCCAAAGCCACTTCCTTACTTTTCAATTTCATGATTGTAATGATTACATGAATTAGTTGGAAGGTTAGCAGCGAAATACTTTGTCAAATTTCTGATTGCCATGTTTCCAAACAAACTTATGCAATATCTTGCTAAATTGAGCATTCAGTTAGCTAATTAAAATGAACGATTTGTTTTTAAAAAGTACGGCCTGTGTCAAAGCGAGGGCACACTAAAATGAAACGAATTTGACATAAGACTAAGGTAATACTAGCATTTTTTTAACTATAGGTTCAACGATATAGTAAAGAAAATGATCCCTGAAAAGTGAATGCACCCTTGAACACTTTTTAAGATCCCCTGTTTTATGTCTGGGTAGCGTAGCCTGAAGGGTTGATAGTCAAATATAGCAACAATGGTTGCGATATAGCTCAGCTTTCATCTGTAGTGTTTTATGACTTTCGAAGCTTCCACCCATTCCATCAGAAGCCTTTATTCTCTGGCCCATGCAAATTTGCTAATACATGTCAACTCTTCATTTATAATTGGTATTCCATTCAGCGGGCAGCGTGCCTGCTGTGGTAATTTGTAACAAGCCTCAACGACTGCAAACATCCATTCTTGACACATGGCCATGTAAACACACATGTAATTTGCCTAAGCAATATTAACAAGTCTCTACAGTCGCCCACCAATTTATTGAACGCTGCAGGGGCGAGATAGTGTCCGACAAAACGAATTCACGTAAAAAAAGTCACTTCATTTACCAAGCGGCTTGAAAAGCTGGCCAATCAGTTTCTCGGGTGCTCTACGCTTCCATCCAAAAGCTCAGCTTGCACGTCGGTGATGGTGATGTTCTCGCTGTAAACAGCAGAAAGCACCACGAGGGCTTGCATTAGTTCATAGGTTGTTGGCAGCACAGTCACTGGTTGCTCATTGTGGGAGCCCGAGTCATCAtcttccagcacctggtgaactATTTTGACCTCAGTAAGTCCGGCACAGAGCTTGGTCTCACTGTCACCATTAGTGAACTGTGCCAGTGTCACTTCCATGACCGACCATATGCGAAACTGCAGGCGACTGATGACCAACTGCCTGCCTCGCGGTACTGTGCAGCAAGCAGTGCCTGCTGTCAAGGCTGCATGCGAGATGAGCTGACGATACACATGCAGTGCGGGTAGGGTGGCTAACGTGGGTTCAGGgctacagaaaaacaaaaatggcAGCAATGCTGTTTGCGTTTTCAGTGGTTTTTGGTAGCTGTACGCTTACGATTAAAAGAAAAAGTTAGGAAAATCAAATGAGAAGGGTTTCAAATACCCAGAATTTTGGTTGATGTTATACACTGACTCTATGGAGCATGCAACTGTGACATGGCAGAGACCAGATATTTAGGGTGGTCCAAATAATAGGACGTTTGAAAAaatggtcggcgactgtatatacACAAGCAACTTTATTGTCATGCTTTCACTTCCAATTTTAGCCTTGCATAAGTGCAAATTAAATATTAAAGTAAACAATACGCTTACAAGTGCTTTGATTTATACAATATTTGTACAAATGGCTCTTTCACTTCAGAGGTTCTTCGGCAACATCCGTTCATTTGGAGGACATGAAGATCACCCCACCATAGTGAACTTCTCCTACATCTTTCGGCTCTTGACCATCTATGCCCCAATGAAAGCAGCAATCAAAGGCAATGTAGAAGCCCAGGAGGATATCCTGCCAGTTCTTTCAGGTGTGCTCGAGGCTGGTGTCAAAGACAATGAGTGCCACAAAGAAAAGCTCCACGCACGCTTAGAGAAAAAGCTTGAAGAGCTCTGCTTTGATCTGCAAGACACGAGCACAATGGCTGCGCTTCCCAGCACAAGCAAGGACCACCCATACAGCAAGGCAACTGCAGAAGACTGTGTAGTATATTATCTTGCTGGCTACATTGTGCACAAAATCTCAAAGAAAAAAGGCTGTTTAAACTGCTTAGCTGACATTCAAACTGACGCTCCACATATGCCGGCAGCATGGGTAACATTTGCTAGGTCATTTAAAGAAATGAGCCTGAAGCACCCCACAGAGAAGATGTTCCTGTCACTGAGAAGCATAGAAAGCACTGTCTCAAGCGCACTTAACCGCTTTCAACTGTGCAGTGACATTTTTTGGGAACTTCTCGATGCTCTAGAGttaacaaagtttccaaaactCGGGTGTGCAGAACACAAGGACAACTTTACAGCAACCGTGCTTAGGACATACACAATGCTACGAATGCATTTTTTTTGCTAGAGACATGTCAAAGAAGCTGAGCAAGTCAGTAGAGACTGCGCATGCACGCAAAAGAGCAAAGCTCATGTAATTTTGAATAAGCAAACCTGTATCGAAATACAAGAATTTTGTTCCCCCAGTCCAACTGTGCCCAACATAGCCAGGAATGGAACCCCTGCACGTGTGCTTAGCAGCGAAATGCCGCGCTTGCTCAGCCACCAAGTGATTGACAAGCAAAACCTGTGCTGTAGCTGTGCAACAGCTGGCTTTGATAGTGCTACTTTCCTCTTCCATATTGTAGTGTTTGTAATCTTCATTAAAGGGCCCTTCAGCAGCTTTGTGAACTGCAAACAAACAAGTGAGGCACCTACATCACTTGGCAGCAATTGCATCGGCAAAGTGAAATGTGTTTGCAAGGCCTGAAAATTATAAAATCGGAAACAAAAAGCTGCACACCTTTCCATTTCTGGGAGCCATGCTGTGTGAGCGTGAAGGATGACAAGTATGCATTCCTACGTCCTAGGCGTTCCTGGGAAAGCCACTGACCCTGGGATGTGGGTTTAGTTTTTCATCTGAAGTGAAGCACTCAATGCCAGCACTGAAAGTGTACCAAGAAGCAAATTAGaagagaacaaacaaaaaaagaaggcaattCTAGCCACGTCACCATGACGTGCTCTCTTTCCTCAAAACTTGAGAGGATGCAAGGCTAACCAAACCAAAGAAGGACGCTCTGGCACACTACACAAGGCAGTTATGTGCGAGCACTTCAAGTTGAAGGTTCAGATGAGAGTTTCACAGATGTAATACTTGTACTAATCGACGAAGCTGATGAAAGCACTTAAGAAAAGGAGCAATGTTGTGTCACGACATCCTTTGAAATGATACAAGAACACAGTTTCATTCATGCATTAGTCATGACATCACCTGGAACATGAAAAATGCTTCACACCTTGGGGAGGCTGCTGCCCTATATACATAAGGTGGCTACTGCAAAAGTGTGTTGACTGTAGAACTGTGTGCACTTCCATGGCAACACAGCAAAAGTGTAGGCTAAGATTTGCAACTTACACGATGTCCCTTCATAAGTAGTTGCAAGCTAGGCACTCTTCTGTAGCAGTATAATACGTTGATTTTTTATTCGCTGTTTTTTGTTTCCTGAGAAAGAATTTTTTGTTGCCTTGCATTCACTGCTCCACGTTTTCCTAGATAATGTAACGCGTTCACCAGTGCATGTTTTGTCCGGAGAACTTCTGTTTGTTTCTTGTACTTATAATAATGCAATTTCATATGCAATATTGTGTTGCTTGCTTCTGCTTTATTATCTGTATTGAATTAGTGCTGCAAACCATGCTTGTGTTGTGTTGCATAATAAAGTCTTTGCAAATGCTCTTGTACATCTCCCCTTATGGAATGCATATAGGGGCCTGGAATAAACTTGTTCCACATGGCAACAGAAGTGTGACTGGCTCACTTATGATAAGGAGACCAGTTCAGCGCTGGCCCATCATAGCACTGACCCTTGCAATGTCATGTTTTTCATTGGCTTGCTTTATTTAGCATGGTGTGCAAGGAATACATTATACACATCAGCGTGTCACATTTGCAACTGCTGGGATGAAGTCGAATGCTGGGGTGCTTCCAGCTTTAAACTCTATCCTCTAATATTGAATGGTCGCTCTAAATAAATTCTTTGACAGCTGCATTTGCTTTCTGTGCAAAATTAGGTCTCTTTTATCAAAATATCTCAAATTATTGTCTGCAAACACGTACCTTAGGTACTGCAAGCCTTTAGGTATACTGTCTATAAACGCCTACAACAAACTTTGTTGCAAGTAACACTTTCACTTCAACAGTCTCAACCACATTCAGTTACCTTTTGAACAAGATATAAGCCAAAGGCCCCTGTTAGGTATCTTACATTTGATTGCCGCACTTAGGTATCTTACATTTGATTCTCATGCAGTGAAGGCAATGCTCGCCTTAAATAGAATCATTTCAGTGAAGCAATTGTTACCACTGTCATTAACCTTCATACTGCTGAGATCACAGGCACGTTAACAGAACATTTAAAAAAGGGTAACTGATATGGAAGGAGACAGATCAGCGGATGATTCAGGCCCAAGCAAGCTAGCATGCCTTAATGTGTCAACTTTAATGGTATCACTCAGTACTGATGTCTGTTGCAGCAGAATTTACTTTGCGACGGTGAATCCTTTGAACTTCTGCGTTGCCCTCTTCCATCCTTCTGTTTACATTCTAACAAAGGCTACCCTGGAAAGGTAAGAAGTGCCGCTACCACGTATCACTTTGCATATTTACTGATACCCAAGAAAAAAGCAGCAGTGGGTGCGAGTTGGCAATAAACAAGGCCTCCAATGGTGATAACAATGGGTAAAAAATCAGCTTTATTTCTGGTATTTTGTGCTAAAATCTGAATAATAGAAAACCTTAGGCCAGTGAGGAAGGCAATGAATGCATGCATGAATCAAACAAAGGTGCAGGCCAGTGGCTACTTTGTCTAAAGCAGAACATTCAAGTAATGTCAGATAATGTCATCTATATTATATAGATATACTGCTGCATACATTCTGCaactaacacaagaaacatcacaGAATTCGCATGTGATAAAACCCACCTCAGTTGAAAGATGCTGCTGTTGAAGCTGAGCATTCGTGCTAAAACACTTCAGATCATCTCTGCAATGCTTTAAGAAAACATGCCGACGCCTGCGACAAAAGTAATAAAAATGAGTCCAATGAGCACAACTAACGAACATTATTTTAAACCTCAGCACTTGAGAAAATATATGGCAGAGTGACGCATAGCACTTCGACAACAATAAAGTTTGGTGCTTACACGTCTGACATTACGGAGCATAACAGCAAGAAGAAATAGCGATGGGGTCATTCTGTAGAACTCTTAACACTCAAGATTTTGGAAAGATTACGAAACATGTACGACGCTCACTGCAACTAAAGTAAGAGCACCACTGATTTTTTTTAACAGTCTACAATGTCTTAGTGTATGACCTAATTAATTCGGGTAGCGAATACACCGCTCGTCATTTTTTCAGCAGCTGTAAGCTAGCTGTCACATCGCACGCCCGATAGCCTCCCTCCTTCACCATAAGCGATGTTTATATGTAAGTCCTCATTTCAATTTTGCCGAGCATCGCACAATTGGCCATGCGTTTTACCACCGCTTAGGCTACAACGAAGTGCCAACAGAAGCCGTGCAAATGGTACATGTAGGAACACGCATGCAACAGACACCTAATCAGTTGTTAGTTTCGATAGAGCACGGTAGCAGCCTTGCAAAAAACTGAAGGAAGCGCACCGCAGCCCTGTCATCTTTCTAAGAAACTGAGCTTGTGAATTTCTTACAGCGCAACGTCCGCGCGTCACAATGTAGAACAATGATGCACATGGCGATTCtagtaaaaacaaagcaaaaaaaagatattttttaGACCTCTGTCCATAGTGTCCGCCCAACTTTTCGCGCCAAGGACGGTGTCTTTAATGCAAAACCACACTCAAAAATAGCAAAAAGGCTCTTCTTTTTTTGGCAACAAGACCAAGTTAAGCGAAGCAATGTAAGTTACACTTACCGAAACAATTTCGATTCCCCTGGATCAACGCTGCATCCCGGTTGCATCCGCCTTACCGCTCGCTATTCTGCCAAAATGTAAGCATCGTGTGCTCTTCAAATGAATTCTGTAACCTCCGGACTTTGCTGCACCGTCCATTACGCTATGCAGCGGCGACGGCTGCggtgtaacagaaaaaaaaaaacgtccaccACACGAACACGCCGCTGCTCTacagctgctctgcgcgctgccaTGTTGTTTGGCAGAGTGCGGCGGCGCTCACGGCACGGCTCTGCGCAACACAAAACACAAGATATGGCGTTTATTAGTTAGTATTTTGGTTGAtagatgacgcgacaatcagcTCACTCCCGCAgtttcggccaatggcgtgtccggattttgatacatggggcctatggggagtttcgcaactggtatgattgaagaactctgttCCATTACTACTTCCATCGCTTCCATGCCATGCCATGTCAATGCGCGGGCCGTCCAGAGGGTCTTGAGCGGGTTCATGCCAGGTTCATGCGTCCTTATACTTGCAATTTATAGAGCAATCCATTGGCATCGTGCATTGACGCATTATAGTTTCCTAGACAACAACCTGTTTCAAGTGCAACAGTTGCTGCGTTCTATTCGATCCACAATGACGGGCGTGAAGTGCGCCATCAAGAGCTGCCGACGTTGCGCCAGTTGCGCGTCCGATATCGGTGTTTCATTTCACTCGGCGCCTCTGAACCCCGTCCGGAGAAAACAATGGAACGGTGCTGTTGGTTTCACCCTACCGATAAATGGACGCGTCTGCTCCGACCATTTTCTAGTTTCAGATTATCTGCCGTTCTTATATGCAAAGAGGCCGCGGGTTCGGCGTCGTCTGAAGAGCAGTGCCGTTCCGTCTGTCGGCCTGGACAAGAGCGGAGACACGGTAAAGCACTTGACAGTTTTCATGTTGATACACACACGGACACTCGCTAGCTATCACGAATCGTCGCACGGCATTTGTAAAG includes the following:
- the LOC119372194 gene encoding uncharacterized protein LOC119372194, whose protein sequence is MPGSCVLILAIYRAIHWHRALTHYSFLDNNLFQVQQLLRSIRSTMTGVKCAIKSCRRCASCASDIGVSFHSAPLNPVRRKQWNGAVGFTLPINGRVCSDHFLVSDYLPFLYAKRPRVRRRLKSSAVPSVGLDKSGDTLQGSHEAAPSIPSCEVLCREAPHRGAMVHYIRTAEVVTKTEGDTFRTAPCDLVLRDPHEEHTYAYRWHAPRYASASTQADLIASTEKRDFGIQTQLKGRSKSTQCLRVQCRSVALQTETLALETETRTTKN